aagaaaggaaaaaaacatctgaactaCTGCTGTTTGGATTTTGATCTTCTTTTCAGTCTTTCACTTAAAAGTCCAATAGCTTTTTGAAagggcaatttaaaaaatcaaaacagtagTCTATATGTATGACATTAAATATTTAGGCGAagtaaactaaaatgaaaacacagtcaaaTTAAAATACCCAGAGGCCACAGTATTTTGTCTGGTTGCAAGTATATTTTTAACTTGTTGACAACTAAACTCTGAGCTGTAGAGAATTTATTAAAGAAGACTTCTTAAAGAACTAAACACTAAATACGATGACATTTTAATCTTAATTAGGTGTTACTCGAAAGGGCAAAAGGAGAATAAGGTGGAAACAATCatgaaaatgtttactttttggtAACAATTAAGACCCCGTCTGTCCTCTCATAAACCCTCATGTTAATATGTATCTGTGCTCTGGTATTCAGGTCTAGGCTGGGgtctgtttggtgtgtgtgtgatgcgtCTGAGGGCCCCGGGTTGTGGCTGGGGGGTGGTGgttgtctctgctgctgcccTGCTCCTATTAGCAGCCATCGGACTGGCACTGGCCCTCATTCTTACACGTGAGTCACTGCTGCACATCAGATCACTCGcccaaatgaaaagaaaaacacctaaaactgACTGAGGGTATTACAGATCAAATGATTATATTTAGattgcatatttgttttttcatgcaaaCTGTATCTTCTATCATCCCGATATTTATTACAGAACTTCACTTTTGTTGCACTATTTCTTCTTAATATTTGGGCTAAATAGATTAAAATCTCAGATGTGTAGTGCAGACCTGGTGAGAAGGACTTGATAAGTATAAAATCTAAGCACTGTCTTTGATCAGTAAAAAAGTTATATGGGGACAATAGGTTTAGTTTTGTGTGTAATACGGTGTAAAACTGATTTCTTCTATGCCCGAACATTGCTGTGCATTGGTGTGTCACTGCTGAAGTCTTAAATGGTTCATTTCAATGTCTGAATATGGCTGTGTAAAAGCAAAATTGCAACACAAATTTATCTAAAAGCCTTgtgatttgtcattttgtaacTGTATACATTTCCTTCCATCATTATTCCAAGCTGGggttgtcatttttatatttaggaACAGTCTATCACACCTCATTGCCCTGTGTGAAATACTGCggtgataaaataatgaagtccCAATTGTTATGCAACAtggagcaggtggacccaaaaGACAGCAGCCCAAAAAGATCAATCATTAACCCAAAGTAACAGCAACTGAACAtaacacaaccaaaaacaagGATTCAACAAAGACTGACCTGAAAACCAGGACTGAAATACAGAGTACACTGATGAGGTGACGAAgggcaggtggagaaaaagagcagagagctcaggtgaggggaataaggtgatgaggcagaagaacaggcagggagctgagaCAAACTGAGAAGCAGagaaggactaacgaggctgatgaAGGGCAGGTGTGTATATGATAAACGAGGGAGAGGCAGCACAGTCACACAGGAGAGGAAAAACAGTAAACTGAAACctcaaaaaccaagaaaacacaatcaTCTCAACAATACTCTAAGtgacaacaaagacagacttaataaaaaaaagttttcttggtggaaaagataaaaataaagcaaaatgacaataacaaaaatggaaGATAACCTATACTCAATAAATAGACCCAAATAAGCAACAGGATTTTGCAAGTATAAACTTATTATTTCCTACACCTTCTCAgcttattaattaatttgtgaaCTTATATctaacatataaacatacactTACATATACACAGACAGatacaaacatatacacacatatccataggcatacacatatacatacactaACCAAATCTACCCATGCATATTCATACTATTAAGCATGACATGTCTGAAGAAATCAgtacacacactgaaaccaGTGTCCTCAGAAGAGTACTTATATTGTCTGAGTTTGTTAATATTGCTAAAATTGGTCGAATCTGTATAGCATATCAAACTACAAACATTAAGCATAAAGAAATAAGTTTCAACCACTAAATTTGATCAGATTCTGTAACGTGTCCACTTTAGTGACATATTGTTTTTACATGGATCAGTGTATTGTACTTTTGCTACCACTGGATGGCAGAAAGTGTCACTGAATGAGGACAACAGGTCTAAGTCAAGAAGCATCAAGTATAAACTACAGCAAACCCAAAATATGATGTCCTCATATGAGGACACGGGGTCATGGCAGACCAGATTACCTTTTTTCCTCTATCTTTTTATCTGAGCCTCTTCTCTGTTTATTCTTACTGTCATCTTTCCATGCTGggtgttttctgtcactgattTAGAGATAAAGGGCCAGGCCGTGGAGGACCAGTTGTTGTCCACCAGCCCTCCAGACCGGCTGAATGCAGGACATGGAGTGTCCCAGACTTCACCCACAATCTCTGCCAACAGAGGTCAACATGAAAGTACAGCCGCACCGCAGCCGGCTATAATCCAACCATCTGAAATACGTAAGAGACTGAAGCAGAATGCACATTTCATATACAAAACTCACCTGttgaaaatgttcctttttctttatctgGAGGCTTTTTTGTGCACCTGAACAAGGtatttctttctccctctcaggTTGTGGAGGAGTCTTGTCTGACTCAGAAGGCAGTTTCAGTTCTCCAAACCACCCTGGATCCTACCCCCCCAacttactgtgtgtgtgggtgatcCGAGTGCCACCCCCCTCCCTCGTTCAGATCcatgtttcctctctgtctgtagAGGGGCCGTCTCCTTGTCTGTTTGACTGGCTGGAGGTGCAGGAGCAGATAGAGCAGAGCTCTGTGGTCACCAGGTTGGTGTGACCTCAGATATCTATGTGAACACTTTTCGGGCCTTCGTCAGTTTTATTCTCCAGACTCTGTGGTTTCTCATAAGATGTTGGTTTTGGAGTAAAGTGCTCTCTTTCAAAAGCTTCTTTTGTAAAAAAGACCTTGAACTCTGGGCTCCACATTTTTTGGTTGTGCGTAGATGTTTCTGTTGCATTCACTGTCACATTGTGAATGTGTTCTGGCAAATAcacatttgcataaaaacagcCTGAAACTCATAACTCGATATGTGCTCATCTCATCTATGCAAAACTAAATTTCAATTGAGCATTTCTATACACGTTCCCCCTGAGGGAACATTATTGGGTTCATACTGTTACCTTGAACTGTCTGTAAGTGGCACTAAAGATTTGTGCATAATAGAAGAGTGTCTCTTGATGCTAAAGGTTTTTCGGAAAAATGTCATGagaatagtttaacatttttgctgaCTTGCATTCTTGGTAAGTGTCGTAACATGATTCacgaaattctgaaaatgttacataattGGCTCACAAATCCTTTTAGGAACATACAGTACAAAGTTGAGACTCTAGTGGCAACTCAAAAGCTGCAATATGAAGAAAAACTGAGATTATTCAAATGAGAGTTTAGGAATATTAAAAGGTCTATCCTTCTCTCCTGCAGGTTCTGTGGTAATGTGGCACCGCCGACAgtcaacacaaacagcagcacagtgtgGGTCACCTTCCGCTCTGATGGCAGCATCGCAGCCAGCGGCTTCACTGCACAGTACAGGGCCATACAGCCTGGACACAgtcagtagtgtgtgtgtgtgtgtgtgtgtgcgtctacAAAAACATGGACTCTTTCACTCGTACCAATTGCCTTGATGTGCTTgtatctgctgtgtgttttcccaGAGAGTTGCTCCAGAGAGGAATTCATGTGTGACAGTGATCGCTGCCTGCTGCCTGTGTCCGTGTGTGACGGTCATCCGAACTGTCACGACCAAACTGATGAGGCAAACTGCAGCCATAAACATAAAGGTGAGAGCATGGACAGATGACTGGACCGGCCTACAGGGCACAGGCCCTGGGGCCAAAAGGATCAGGGGCCCAGCTGGCCTTCATCGTGCAAATAAACACGTTCTGACCAGAAAGCGACATAAATTTAGCAACAAAACTGTGAGAcaaccacaaacagacacaaaatgaccttaaagagacacacaacaacacaaaaagatgctAAATTGactcaaaaagacacacaaaacacaaaaccacaaaaagatgcataagagatgcaaaaccaccaaaaacagaagttatgcacattttaaagacaacaaGCGTGAAGTCATGGACATTGTTTCCACTCTGTTTTTTCTCACAGAATGTGGTGGGCAGAAGACTGGGTCCTATGGTTATCTGGCAAGTCCAAACCACCCCAGACCTTATCCGCACCAGCAGGTACAATTTTAACCACATTAGACCGTCAAACACACTCCAAACCGGCTGTGTGAGGACTGTGTTTACGTATTTTTCAACAATCTGGCATTCTTCTGTTTCCCATCAGCTGTGCATATGGTACATATCTGTTGAGGAAGGTCACGTCATCACACTGAGCTTCAGGAACTTCAGCCTGGAAACTCAGGACGTGTGTGAGTTTGACTACGTGGAAGTGCACGACAGCGTCACCACTGGAGCTGGAAGAGTGTTGGGAAGGTGAGACGCACCACAGCCACCTGGACGGCAACTGAGACTCCAGTTatcatgtctttgttgtttaCCCCCTGTGTGTGGAGGGTAAAATTGTGTCCTGCTT
The DNA window shown above is from Plectropomus leopardus isolate mb chromosome 5, YSFRI_Pleo_2.0, whole genome shotgun sequence and carries:
- the LOC121942915 gene encoding membrane frizzled-related protein, which gives rise to MSDLSQVAVYSDSSDIYKNVFCNPAFELEGEQERVEGFRTSSSTPEPIKPPAASWGLFGVCVMRLRAPGCGWGVVVVSAAALLLLAAIGLALALILTQIKGQAVEDQLLSTSPPDRLNAGHGVSQTSPTISANRGQHESTAAPQPAIIQPSEIRKRLKQNAHFIYKTHLLFCAPEQGISFSLSGCGGVLSDSEGSFSSPNHPGSYPPNLLCVWVIRVPPPSLVQIHVSSLSVEGPSPCLFDWLEVQEQIEQSSVVTRFCGNVAPPTVNTNSSTVWVTFRSDGSIAASGFTAQYRAIQPGHKSCSREEFMCDSDRCLLPVSVCDGHPNCHDQTDEANCSHKHKECGGQKTGSYGYLASPNHPRPYPHQQLCIWYISVEEGHVITLSFRNFSLETQDVCEFDYVEVHDSVTTGAGRVLGRFCGTTFPPDLTSSGPHMTVVFVADEGVADSGFNATYQAVSVLGRTCGPSQFACSTGECLQRQWLCDGWNDCPDGADEEGCGNSTYPPFTSSCELIEVEMCQGLSYNLTSFPNIWLSIADQREAATLLRQYRVLMELACFEPLQRLVCGMFLPQCSPQGGVLQPCRSVCASAEKQCSQALDLFSFSWPFNCHLLPDSQDPMECSLP